AACAGTACTCTCTCCCTTTTTGCGATCATAAGTAATTCTTCATTACTCATATCTTCCAGATATTTCATGTATGTAACCTCCTAAACCTAGAGATTTTTATAAAAACATATCTTTAGAAGCAACAGCATCTAATAAAATATAATTATAATCTCTTCCTTTCTTCTTTAATTCATAATATGCAGCCACTCCTATCATGGCAGCGTTGTCAGTACAATAATTCAGCCCTGGAAAAAAAACATCTATGTTGTTTTCTTTACACATTTCTGTCATTTTTTTTCTTAAAGCTTTATTTGCAGATACACCTCCGACAACTGTCAATGTTCTTATCCCCTCTTTTTTACATAGATTTACTGCTTTTTCGCTTAAAATATCAACGACTGTATCCTGAAAAGATCTTGCTACGTTCTCTTTGTTAATAACATTGCCTTTCATTTTCTCATTGTTAATGTAATTGGTTACAAATGTTTTTACTCCGCTGAAACTAAACTCATTCTCATTTACATTCGGCTTTTTTATCTTTAAATCATGTGTTCCTTTTTCCGATAAAATTTCAATCTTAGGTCCTCCCGGATAACCCAGCCCCAAAAGTCTTGCTACTTTGTCGTATACTTCCCCGGCTGCATCATCCAGTGTTTCTCCCATAAGTGTAAATTCATAATCTTCATTAATTTTCAGAAGAAGAGTATGTCCACCTGAAACAACCAGTGAAATTGCCGGCAGCTTTATATCGTATTCTATAAAGCTGGAATATACATGACCTTTAAGGTGATGTACCGGTATTAACGGAATCCCTGTGGAATAACTAAGAGCCTTGGCAAAAGAAACTCCCACCAGTAATGCTCCTATTAGTCCCGGAGTATAAGTAACCCCGATGTAATCTATATCGTTTATGGATAATTTTGCTTCATCCAGTGCTTGTTCAAAAACAGGCAGAATGTTTTCTATATGATGTCTTGACGCTATTTCAGGTACTACTCCGCCATATTTTTCATGTATTTCAATCTGGCTGGAAATTATATTGCTCAATACCTTTTTCCCGTCTTCTATTATTGCAACCGAAGTTTCATCACATGATGTCTCAATTGCCAGTATTTTCATTTATCTTCTCCTTAATCACTTCAAATACCTGTTCAGGCAGTAATAATTTCATGCAGTTAAAATGTTTTTTCGGGCACTCGTCATCTCCATGAAGAGAACACGGTGAACAATTCTGGTTAGAACTTAGCAGAATTTCATTCTCCCCGAATATAAACATTCCTGAATCAGTGGAACCAAAAATAACAAAAGTCTTAGTATCCACACCCACAGAAATATGAAAAGGTCCTGAATCATTTGTTACGGAAAATACGGCATGTTTTAATAAAACACCGCTCTCTTTAAAAGTCAGTTTTCCGCATAAATCAATGATGTTCTCGCTTTCCTTTACTACTCCGAAATCTTCTTTTCCTCCTATGACATAAATTTTCATATTCAGTTTTTTCTCTAAAAGAGCGGCCAGTTCACTAAAATATACCCATTTTTTGGTATTTTTGGATGCTCCCGGAGCTAAAATCAGATATTCTTCATTTAGATTATACTTCTTATTTAAATTATCTTCAATAGATAAATTGAAAAAAAATTCAGTTTTTTCATTTTCATAAATGATATTTAATTTTTTTAATGGTCTGAAATACTGTTTCACTATTGGCAGATCTGCTTTGTAACGTATTAATCTTAACTTTACCAATATAGTCTTCCACCATTTTCTTTTTTGATATTTAATGTAATTTGTCTTTAATTTTTTTCCAATATACCCTGATAATAATTTTGAATGTAAATCTATCACATAATCATATTTTTTTTCTTTTAATTCTGATATTAATTTATTTATATAATCAAAATCTTTACTTTTCTTTTTGGAAAAAATATGGATATTATTTAAATTTGGATTATCAGTTACAGCTTCTGAGAAACTGTCATACACCAAAAAGTCTATCTCGGAATCCGGATAAACTTCCTTTATTTTTTTTAAAACCGGCGATGTAAGTAAAACATCACCAAAAGAGCTAAATCTAATTACTAAAATTTTCATACTATTCCTCTGGATTCTTAGTGTTTTGTGTAACATAATTATAATAAACTCGTGAACAACAATCTCAAAACTCTTATACCTTAACTATTTTTTCGCTCACAAAATGAGAATAGAACAAGGTGTTAGGGTTTTGTGTAACATGATTATAATAAACTAATAAATATCAAGCCAAAACTCCTGAGCTTATTATTATTTCCGTAATCAGGATTTCAGATTATTTACTACAATGTCAAAAACCTTTTCAGGCAGAATTTCTTTCATGCACTTAAAATGCCCCAAAGGACACTTATCATGCCCGTGCATCCCGCATGGACGGCATTCCAGCCCTTCTATTTCAATTACTGTATTCTTTTTATTAGAAGGAGTAAAGCCGAATTCTTTTACTGTAGGTCCAAAAATCGCTGCTATAAAAGGTTTTTCAAAAGCTGACCCTATGTGTATAGGTGAACTGTCATTAGTCACTAAAACATCAGTTCTTTTAAGAATTTCTGCGAGATCTAAAAGTGATGTCTCACCTCTCAGATCTACCGCCATATTTTCATTTTTCAGCTCTATTTCTTTATCTTCTTTTCCTCCGACCAAGACTGTTTTAACATTATCAAGTCTGCTTAATCTCTCCAGAAGATCATCGAAATATTCTCTGGGCCACATTTTAGTATACCATTTACTTCCCGGAGCCACAGCTATTATTTTTTGCTCTTTTATACCGTATTTTTGCCATATTTTATCTATATTACCGACATTAACATCAGAAGGATATATCTCCACTTTGTATTTTCCGTGTTCACCATCCACAAATTCCAGCAACCTGTCTATTTCATGAAGGTCTTTTCTGTATTTCACCTTTTTTGTATATAAAAAACTGCCTGAAGCTATATCAAAACCGATTCTTTCCTTAGCGCCGGAAAAATAACCCAAAAAGCTGCTTCTCAAATATCTGTGCAGTATAAATACTTTATTAAGTTTATATTTTCTAAGGAGCTTTACAGTTTTAAAAAAACCTTTCAGTCCTTTATCTTTACCTTTTTTATCAAAAACAACGACTTCCTTTATCAGTGGGTTATTCTGCAAAAGTGCTGCTCCTGCAGGCGTTGTTAAATAATACAGGTTTGCATCTGGATATGTATCGCTCAATGCTCTCACAAACGGGGTTGATAATGCTATATCCCCGATAAATGCCGTGTGAATGACTAATATATTCATTATTACCTCTTTAAATAATATATTTTAATTCTTTTTTAGCTTTAAAAGTTTTGGTTCAAGCCGTTTTATTACTTCTTCCGGTGTAATCACATTGTATCTCTCTTTTTCAGCCATACTGTAAACACTGTCTCCGAGAATATCGCTGGATTCTATACCGTCATAATCTGTATTTCCATTATTTACAAGCCAGTCTTTCTTGGATGCATCAGGGGAAAATACCGCAAAGCCCGGAAGCTCCACTGCCTGTGCTATGTGCCTTGCCCCGCCTTCGTTCCCGAAATAATAGTCTGAATTAACCATTAACTTTGCAAGATCTCTTACATCTTTAGTTTCTATACTGTAAAATACCCTGTTATTCTGTAATTCTTCTGCCATATTTACAGTATATTCTTTTTCATTTGGTGTGTAAAAAAGCAGAAGCTGATAATCATAATTATCCAAAATATATTGCAGAACTTCCATCATATAATCTCTGCGCCATCTTTTTCCATCACTAACAGCATTTACCGCACACATGACTACAGGTTTTGAAAAGTCCATTCCTGCATTCTCCATGTTTTTTCTCATTTCCTGCTTTTCTTCATCTGTAATGCATATTTTAAAGTCAAAAGTCTTTTCGTAATTTTCCAGAGATGAACTCTTAATAAGAGGATCCAAGAATTTTGTAAGATTTTTAGTAACACTTTCAGCATTATCTCTTACTATTTTATTATTATAGAAAAATCCTCTTTTCACTTTTATCCATAAAATTTTATGTTTGGATACTTTATACCATCCTGCACGATAAGCCGCCTTTTTCCCGAATAAGGAAAAAAGTTCGCTTCTTGGTGTAGATTCTACATCTAGTATAATATCATATTTTTTTTTCATTACATCCCATGTTTTTTTTATATACTTCCAAAAGTTTTTTCTCTCATCATTGTAATAAGGTATGACATTGTCTATACCCGGATTATTTAAAAACAGAGGGAAACTATTACTTTTTACTGCCATATCAACAATTATTCCCGGAAACATCTGTTTCAGATTTTCACACAAAACCTCCGTTAATACTGCATCTCCAATTCCGGAAAAACTTATAATCAACGCTTTTTTTGACTCCATATTTCATCCTTTATTATTTATTTATCAACTTTTTCTATTACTGCTATAAAATCTCTGACATCTTTCATTCTGATTTTTGAAAAAATTCTGCTCTTCAAAAAATAAATCCATTTATATTTCACTAAAAATTTTCTAAGATCCTCATATGCTTCTATTGAAGTTTTTTCTTTATATGCTTTACATATTTTTTTTATATCAGGATCAAAGTTAGCTTTTTGTAATGAAAGAATGAAAACAAGAAGATCTCTTATTTTAAAGTCATCTATATATTTTTCAGGAATTTTCTCCTCAAAATCGATTAATGAAATTTTTTCATTCTTTATTGTAAAATTTCTGATCTGTGATCCGCCGTGTGCATAATTTTTATAATGAAGCCGGCTTAATTCCTCAAGAGCTTTTTCTATATAATAATCTTTTTTGATAATATTGGCTTTCATATGCTCTTTCAGACTTTCACCTGTATCTGACATCACAAAAAAATCTTCACAGCTGTATAAAATATCAGGAACGTTTATCCCGTTATTATTCAATTCAATTATTTTTCCAGCTTCAAACAAAACTTCATTTTCATTTTTAGATAAAACTGTGGGAATTAACATAGGATTTTTTGTAATTTTGTAAATAAGCTCCTGAAATACATGTCCCAAATGCTTCTTATTTTTTTCCCTTTTTTTC
The sequence above is drawn from the Sebaldella sp. S0638 genome and encodes:
- the tsaD gene encoding tRNA (adenosine(37)-N6)-threonylcarbamoyltransferase complex transferase subunit TsaD, which produces MKILAIETSCDETSVAIIEDGKKVLSNIISSQIEIHEKYGGVVPEIASRHHIENILPVFEQALDEAKLSINDIDYIGVTYTPGLIGALLVGVSFAKALSYSTGIPLIPVHHLKGHVYSSFIEYDIKLPAISLVVSGGHTLLLKINEDYEFTLMGETLDDAAGEVYDKVARLLGLGYPGGPKIEILSEKGTHDLKIKKPNVNENEFSFSGVKTFVTNYINNEKMKGNVINKENVARSFQDTVVDILSEKAVNLCKKEGIRTLTVVGGVSANKALRKKMTEMCKENNIDVFFPGLNYCTDNAAMIGVAAYYELKKKGRDYNYILLDAVASKDMFL
- a CDS encoding glycosyltransferase family 9 protein codes for the protein MKILVIRFSSFGDVLLTSPVLKKIKEVYPDSEIDFLVYDSFSEAVTDNPNLNNIHIFSKKKSKDFDYINKLISELKEKKYDYVIDLHSKLLSGYIGKKLKTNYIKYQKRKWWKTILVKLRLIRYKADLPIVKQYFRPLKKLNIIYENEKTEFFFNLSIEDNLNKKYNLNEEYLILAPGASKNTKKWVYFSELAALLEKKLNMKIYVIGGKEDFGVVKESENIIDLCGKLTFKESGVLLKHAVFSVTNDSGPFHISVGVDTKTFVIFGSTDSGMFIFGENEILLSSNQNCSPCSLHGDDECPKKHFNCMKLLLPEQVFEVIKEKINENTGN
- a CDS encoding glycosyltransferase family 9 protein, which codes for MNILVIHTAFIGDIALSTPFVRALSDTYPDANLYYLTTPAGAALLQNNPLIKEVVVFDKKGKDKGLKGFFKTVKLLRKYKLNKVFILHRYLRSSFLGYFSGAKERIGFDIASGSFLYTKKVKYRKDLHEIDRLLEFVDGEHGKYKVEIYPSDVNVGNIDKIWQKYGIKEQKIIAVAPGSKWYTKMWPREYFDDLLERLSRLDNVKTVLVGGKEDKEIELKNENMAVDLRGETSLLDLAEILKRTDVLVTNDSSPIHIGSAFEKPFIAAIFGPTVKEFGFTPSNKKNTVIEIEGLECRPCGMHGHDKCPLGHFKCMKEILPEKVFDIVVNNLKS
- a CDS encoding glycosyltransferase family 9 protein yields the protein MESKKALIISFSGIGDAVLTEVLCENLKQMFPGIIVDMAVKSNSFPLFLNNPGIDNVIPYYNDERKNFWKYIKKTWDVMKKKYDIILDVESTPRSELFSLFGKKAAYRAGWYKVSKHKILWIKVKRGFFYNNKIVRDNAESVTKNLTKFLDPLIKSSSLENYEKTFDFKICITDEEKQEMRKNMENAGMDFSKPVVMCAVNAVSDGKRWRRDYMMEVLQYILDNYDYQLLLFYTPNEKEYTVNMAEELQNNRVFYSIETKDVRDLAKLMVNSDYYFGNEGGARHIAQAVELPGFAVFSPDASKKDWLVNNGNTDYDGIESSDILGDSVYSMAEKERYNVITPEEVIKRLEPKLLKLKKN